Proteins encoded within one genomic window of Flavobacterium sp. NG2:
- a CDS encoding dCMP deaminase family protein: protein MEKIKLNKYDKAYLRIATEWGLLSYCKRKKVGAIIVKDRMIISDGYNGTPSGFENCCEDEEGLTRWDVLHAEANAILKVARSTQSCEGATLYITLSPCKECSKLIHQSGIKRVVYHNGYRDDSGIQFLKKAGVVVDHISDLEE from the coding sequence ATGGAGAAAATTAAATTGAATAAATACGATAAAGCATACCTTAGAATTGCTACAGAATGGGGGTTGTTGTCTTACTGCAAACGCAAAAAAGTGGGGGCGATTATTGTTAAGGATAGAATGATTATTTCTGATGGATATAACGGAACTCCTTCAGGTTTTGAAAATTGCTGTGAGGATGAAGAAGGATTAACACGTTGGGATGTTTTGCATGCTGAAGCCAATGCTATTTTGAAAGTAGCGAGATCGACTCAGTCATGCGAAGGTGCTACTTTGTATATAACCCTGTCTCCTTGTAAGGAATGCAGTAAGCTGATTCATCAATCTGGAATTAAAAGAGTAGTGTATCATAATGGTTACCGTGATGATTCGGGGATTCAATTCTTGAAGAAAGCGGGTGTGGTGGTGGATCATATTAGTGACTTAGAAGAATAG
- a CDS encoding ribonucleotide-diphosphate reductase subunit beta: protein MSQIEPILQENKNRFVIFPIKHHDIWEWYKKMEASFWTAEEIDLSQDLNDWNNKLSDDERYFIKHILAFFAASDGIVNENLAENFVNEVQYAEAKFFYGFQIMMENIHSETYSLLIDTYVKDEAEKDELFNALEVFPAIKKKADWALKWIESDSFAERLIAFAAVEGIFFSGAFCSIYWLKKRGLMPGLTFSNELISRDEGVHCDFAVHLHNHHLVNKVSKERIRTIIVDALNIEREFITESLPVSLIGMNATLMTQYLEFVADRLLVELGCDREYNTSNPFDFMDMISLQGKTNFFEKKVAEYQKSGVMNNDSDAQKISFDADF from the coding sequence ATGTCGCAAATTGAACCAATTTTACAAGAGAACAAAAATCGTTTCGTAATTTTTCCTATCAAGCACCATGATATATGGGAATGGTATAAAAAAATGGAGGCTAGTTTTTGGACAGCTGAAGAAATCGATTTATCACAAGATTTAAATGACTGGAATAATAAGTTGAGTGATGATGAAAGATATTTCATTAAGCACATCTTAGCTTTTTTTGCAGCTTCAGACGGAATTGTGAATGAGAATTTGGCTGAAAACTTTGTAAATGAAGTTCAGTATGCTGAAGCTAAATTCTTTTATGGTTTCCAAATCATGATGGAAAATATTCATAGTGAAACCTATTCGCTATTAATTGATACTTATGTTAAAGATGAGGCTGAAAAAGATGAGTTGTTCAACGCTTTAGAAGTTTTTCCAGCCATCAAGAAAAAAGCCGACTGGGCTTTAAAATGGATTGAGTCCGATTCATTCGCAGAACGTTTAATTGCTTTTGCAGCAGTAGAAGGGATTTTCTTCTCAGGAGCATTTTGTTCTATCTATTGGTTGAAAAAACGTGGTTTGATGCCAGGTTTAACTTTTTCTAATGAATTGATTTCTCGTGACGAAGGAGTGCACTGTGATTTTGCAGTACACTTACACAATCACCACTTGGTAAACAAAGTGTCTAAAGAAAGAATCAGAACCATCATTGTAGATGCTTTGAATATCGAAAGAGAGTTTATTACAGAGTCATTGCCAGTAAGTTTGATTGGTATGAATGCTACTTTGATGACGCAATATTTAGAGTTTGTTGCTGACAGACTTTTGGTGGAATTAGGTTGTGATAGAGAATACAACACTTCAAATCCATTTGATTTTATGGATATGATTTCGTTGCAAGGAAAAACAAATTTCTTTGAAAAGAAAGTAGCAGAATATCAAAAATCAGGTGTGATGAATAATGATAGTGATGCTCAGAAAATTAGTTTCGACGCTGATTTTTAA
- a CDS encoding S41 family peptidase, with translation MKFNSKYIPVLVGISLAIGIVLGERIHAPNDGTFLAKNSSKTKLNKLIDFIENEYVDDINTDSIVNTTVDRIMEQLDPHSVYVPRSEQVRVVENMRGDFVGIGVNFYMFKDTLAVIKPVENGPSARAGIKAGDRILYADKTKLFGRKLPSDSLYSKLKGVRGSTIELLVYRKSERKKINIRLKRDVIPLKSVDISLMLNSKTGYIKINRFAETTYDEFKLGLMSLKKAGMSSLIVDVRGNGGGYLEKAVAITDDFLKENQLIVFTKNKKGSIQNTYATRNGNFEHGRLFVLIDENSASASEILAGAIQDNDRGTIVGRRSFGKGLVQREMDFEDGSAVRLTVARYYTPTGRSIQKSYKKGLESYFKESESRFLTGELYEKDSIKIADSLKFKTPKGRIVYGGGGIVPDVFVPLEVEDANVSYLMQSGIVGNFVFEQLDQDRTLFKNVTFDSFLAKMTKTDLNFDEFQHFISKNRLVLNLTQNKEIVKRYLNAEFARQLYGEKYYYQILLKEDKMVKTVLSKN, from the coding sequence ATGAAATTTAATTCAAAATACATACCAGTTCTTGTTGGCATTAGTTTGGCAATTGGTATTGTTTTGGGTGAAAGAATACATGCTCCAAATGACGGTACTTTTTTGGCTAAAAATAGTTCAAAAACGAAGCTCAATAAACTAATTGACTTTATCGAAAACGAGTATGTTGACGATATTAATACGGATTCTATTGTGAATACTACAGTCGATAGAATCATGGAGCAATTAGACCCACATTCGGTTTATGTTCCTCGTTCTGAACAAGTACGTGTCGTAGAGAATATGCGTGGAGATTTCGTAGGGATTGGCGTAAATTTTTATATGTTTAAAGATACGCTTGCTGTAATTAAACCTGTAGAAAATGGCCCTTCGGCCAGAGCAGGAATAAAAGCGGGTGACCGAATTTTATATGCGGATAAAACCAAACTTTTTGGTCGTAAATTGCCTTCTGACAGTTTGTATTCTAAGTTAAAAGGTGTTCGTGGTTCGACAATTGAACTCTTGGTGTATAGAAAATCGGAACGAAAAAAAATAAATATTAGACTTAAAAGAGATGTTATTCCGCTAAAAAGTGTTGATATTTCTTTAATGCTGAATTCCAAAACGGGTTATATCAAAATCAATCGCTTCGCTGAAACTACCTATGACGAATTTAAATTGGGTTTGATGAGCTTGAAAAAAGCAGGAATGTCCAGTCTTATTGTAGATGTTAGAGGTAATGGTGGAGGTTATTTGGAAAAAGCCGTAGCGATAACTGATGATTTTTTAAAGGAGAATCAATTAATTGTCTTTACAAAAAATAAAAAAGGTAGTATTCAAAACACCTATGCTACGAGAAATGGAAATTTTGAGCATGGAAGACTTTTTGTTTTGATAGACGAAAATAGTGCGTCTGCAAGTGAAATCTTGGCAGGAGCTATTCAAGATAATGATCGTGGAACTATTGTAGGACGTCGTTCTTTTGGAAAAGGACTGGTGCAACGCGAAATGGATTTTGAAGACGGTTCGGCTGTTCGGTTGACAGTTGCACGTTATTACACACCAACAGGTCGTTCGATTCAAAAGTCTTATAAGAAAGGGTTGGAGTCCTATTTTAAAGAATCTGAATCACGATTTTTAACAGGGGAATTGTATGAGAAAGACAGTATAAAAATTGCTGATAGTTTAAAGTTTAAAACCCCAAAAGGTCGTATTGTTTATGGCGGAGGAGGTATTGTTCCTGATGTCTTTGTGCCGTTGGAAGTTGAAGATGCTAATGTGAGCTATTTGATGCAATCTGGAATAGTAGGGAATTTTGTTTTTGAACAATTAGATCAAGATAGAACGCTGTTTAAAAACGTAACTTTTGATTCCTTTCTTGCTAAAATGACCAAAACGGATTTGAATTTTGACGAGTTTCAGCATTTTATTTCTAAAAATAGATTAGTGCTCAATTTAACCCAAAATAAAGAGATTGTTAAGCGATATCTCAATGCCGAATTTGCGCGACAACTTTATGGTGAGAAGTATTACTATCAAATTCTTTTGAAAGAAGATAAGATGGTGAAAACGGTTTTGAGTAAAAATTGA
- a CDS encoding MarC family protein yields the protein MQFDLKEILTVGMVLFAVIDIVGSIPIIVDLRKKHGHIESEKAAIVAGIIMLVFLFIGEGFLQIVGIDVHSFAVAGSFVLFFLALEMILGIRIYRDEEASSASIVPIAFPLIAGAGTMTTLLSLRSQFHTINIVISIVLNIIVVYFVLKSSAKIEKLLGQNGLGIIRKTFGVVLLAIAVKLFAANVKGLFV from the coding sequence ATGCAATTTGACTTAAAAGAAATACTTACAGTTGGAATGGTGCTATTTGCTGTAATTGACATCGTTGGCTCGATACCCATCATTGTTGACTTACGCAAAAAACACGGCCATATCGAATCCGAAAAAGCTGCTATTGTTGCTGGAATCATCATGCTCGTATTTTTATTTATAGGAGAAGGATTTCTACAAATTGTAGGTATCGACGTCCATTCTTTTGCAGTTGCAGGTTCGTTTGTTCTTTTCTTCCTAGCCTTAGAAATGATTTTAGGTATCCGAATATACCGAGACGAAGAAGCGAGCTCCGCTTCTATTGTTCCTATCGCCTTTCCCTTAATTGCAGGAGCAGGAACCATGACAACCTTACTTTCATTACGCTCTCAATTTCATACTATAAACATTGTTATTTCAATAGTATTAAACATTATTGTGGTTTACTTTGTACTAAAATCTTCCGCTAAAATTGAAAAATTACTAGGTCAAAACGGACTAGGAATAATACGAAAAACTTTTGGCGTTGTACTACTAGCTATCGCTGTTAAATTATTTGCCGCTAATGTTAAAGGTTTATTCGTTTAA
- a CDS encoding DUF3109 family protein, giving the protein MFQLGKTIVSEDILEKDFVCNLSACKGACCVDGDAGAPLNEEETKILEAIYPKVKPFLRKEGIAAIEAQGTWTKGTDGDLETPLIDNKDCAYVIFDGKTALCGIEQAYNQGIVDWKKPVSCHLYPVRVKDFTEFAAVNYDKWDICDDACSLGKELEVPVYKFVKEALVRRFGEDWYAELETVANELKNNSKKR; this is encoded by the coding sequence ATGTTTCAATTAGGAAAAACCATCGTTTCGGAAGATATTTTAGAGAAAGATTTTGTATGTAATTTATCTGCTTGTAAAGGAGCTTGTTGTGTTGATGGCGATGCTGGAGCACCTTTGAATGAGGAAGAAACTAAGATTTTGGAGGCGATTTATCCAAAGGTAAAGCCCTTTCTTCGTAAAGAAGGAATTGCTGCTATTGAAGCGCAGGGAACTTGGACAAAAGGTACCGATGGAGATCTTGAAACTCCGTTAATTGATAACAAGGATTGTGCGTATGTGATTTTTGATGGTAAAACCGCTTTGTGCGGTATTGAGCAAGCCTATAATCAAGGAATTGTGGATTGGAAAAAACCTGTTTCTTGTCATTTGTATCCAGTAAGAGTAAAGGATTTTACTGAATTTGCTGCTGTGAATTATGACAAATGGGATATTTGTGATGATGCCTGTTCGCTTGGTAAAGAATTAGAAGTTCCAGTCTATAAATTTGTCAAAGAAGCCTTGGTTCGTAGGTTTGGTGAAGATTGGTATGCTGAACTCGAAACGGTTGCAAATGAGCTAAAAAATAATTCTAAAAAAAGATAA
- a CDS encoding FAD-dependent oxidoreductase, whose protein sequence is MKFDTLIIGGGVSGISCALVLGSAKNKAFVNDKEIGIITHQKSSALQDALFNNAYGIAPGTLGANLLETSTKHLADTYPHITQIPDEKVIKIEGESPDFTVFTNKNSYKTKSIIVGIGSANTFNIEGLMQYVETHQKALPAKQRIQLKNIDHKVADGIYVIGTLAGWRSQLAIAAGSGAAVATDLLTLWNDGIQTHSHDSTR, encoded by the coding sequence ATGAAATTTGACACTCTTATTATTGGCGGAGGTGTATCTGGAATATCCTGCGCATTGGTTTTAGGTTCAGCAAAAAACAAAGCCTTTGTTAACGACAAAGAAATTGGAATTATTACACACCAGAAATCGTCAGCACTTCAAGATGCTCTTTTCAACAACGCCTACGGAATTGCTCCTGGAACACTTGGTGCTAATTTGCTAGAAACTTCGACAAAACACCTAGCCGATACCTACCCGCATATCACACAAATTCCTGATGAAAAAGTCATCAAAATAGAAGGTGAATCTCCTGATTTTACTGTTTTTACAAACAAAAATAGCTACAAAACAAAAAGTATTATTGTAGGGATTGGCTCTGCAAATACGTTCAACATCGAAGGACTGATGCAGTATGTAGAAACACATCAAAAAGCACTACCAGCAAAACAACGCATTCAACTGAAAAACATTGACCATAAAGTTGCCGATGGCATTTATGTCATAGGAACTTTGGCAGGATGGAGAAGTCAACTTGCAATTGCAGCTGGAAGTGGAGCAGCAGTTGCCACAGACCTACTGACATTGTGGAACGATGGCATACAAACTCATTCACACGATAGTACGAGGTAA
- a CDS encoding TerB family tellurite resistance protein, whose amino-acid sequence MSFSDLFDSEFKQRNKGHFSAIVRVALADGVVAPEEKNFLDKLATKLEISASEYEEILENPTKYPINPPYLYAQRLERLYDLARMVHVDHHLGDKQELMLKKIGVGLGFTPSNINYIITKALSLVDKKVDFDTFAYEMQNMYK is encoded by the coding sequence ATGTCATTTTCAGATTTATTTGATAGCGAATTCAAACAGAGAAATAAAGGTCATTTTTCTGCCATTGTTCGTGTTGCTCTTGCTGACGGTGTGGTTGCACCAGAGGAAAAAAACTTCTTAGACAAACTAGCTACGAAACTTGAAATTTCTGCTTCTGAATATGAAGAGATATTAGAGAATCCAACAAAATACCCAATCAACCCACCTTATTTATATGCGCAAAGATTAGAGCGTTTATATGATTTAGCGAGAATGGTACACGTTGACCACCATTTAGGTGATAAGCAAGAATTAATGTTGAAAAAAATTGGAGTAGGTTTAGGTTTTACCCCAAGTAACATCAATTACATCATCACAAAAGCACTTTCATTAGTTGATAAAAAAGTAGATTTTGACACTTTTGCATACGAGATGCAAAACATGTATAAATAA
- a CDS encoding HupE/UreJ family protein, with amino-acid sequence MSEFWIYFQLGLKHIINVFSYDHVLFLIALAVPFSFKDWQRLLLLVTLFTVGHTMSLLLVVFGIVAIKISVVEMLIPITILITALFNLFTAGKTNKKESINLIFFVTLFFGIIHGLGFSTYFKSILSGSSTSKLLPLSEFALGIEAAQIIVVFVVLILSYIVQTFFRFSKRDWVLVMSAFIIGVVLPMIIGNEIWIR; translated from the coding sequence ATGTCTGAATTTTGGATTTATTTTCAATTAGGATTAAAACATATCATTAATGTGTTTTCCTATGATCATGTTTTGTTTTTAATTGCGTTAGCAGTGCCCTTTAGTTTTAAGGATTGGCAACGCCTTTTACTTTTAGTTACTTTGTTTACTGTAGGGCACACGATGTCTTTGTTGTTAGTAGTTTTTGGAATTGTAGCTATCAAGATTAGTGTAGTCGAAATGCTGATTCCTATAACAATATTAATTACAGCTCTTTTTAATTTATTTACAGCTGGTAAAACCAATAAAAAGGAAAGTATTAATCTAATTTTCTTTGTAACCTTGTTTTTTGGGATTATTCACGGATTAGGGTTTTCTACTTATTTTAAATCTATTTTAAGTGGAAGTTCAACTTCTAAATTATTGCCTTTATCTGAATTTGCCTTAGGAATTGAAGCAGCTCAAATTATTGTTGTTTTTGTAGTGCTTATTTTGTCTTATATTGTTCAAACTTTCTTTAGATTTTCAAAAAGAGATTGGGTATTGGTGATGTCAGCATTTATAATTGGTGTGGTATTGCCTATGATTATTGGTAATGAAATTTGGATAAGATAA